The following is a genomic window from Emcibacter nanhaiensis.
CTCCAAGCGCCGTATCGCCAAGGATGTCAAAAAAGTTCTGGAGTCAGCTGTTGCTAACGCCGAAAACAACCACGGTCTCGATGTGGACAATCTGGTTGTGGCAGAAGCAAGCGTAGGCAAGGCTCTGGTTATGAAACGCTTCCGTCCGCGGGCCCGTGGTCGTACAGGCAAAATTTTGAAACCGTTCAGCCGGATCCGGATTGTGGTCCGCGAGGTTGAGGAGAGCGAATAATGGGTCAGAAGGTAAATCCGATCGGACTTCGTCTGGGCATCAACCGGACTTGGGACTCCCGCTGGTACGCCGAAGGTGAAGAGTATGGCGATCTGCTGCACGAAGACCTGGCAATCCGCAAATTCGTGATGAACGAACTGAAACAGGCTGCCGTCAGCCGTGTGGTAATCGAG
Proteins encoded in this region:
- the rplV gene encoding 50S ribosomal protein L22, producing MGKSSAPRRVAENEALAVANMVRISPQKLNLVAGIIRGQKVEKALADLTFSKRRIAKDVKKVLESAVANAENNHGLDVDNLVVAEASVGKALVMKRFRPRARGRTGKILKPFSRIRIVVREVEESE